A window of Thunnus thynnus chromosome 17, fThuThy2.1, whole genome shotgun sequence contains these coding sequences:
- the phb gene encoding prohibitin — MAKLFESIGKLGLALAVGGGVVNSALFNVDAGHRAVIFDRFRGVQDAVVGEGTHFLIPWVQKPIIFDCRSRPRNVPVITGSKDLQNVNITLRILFRPVTNQLPRIFTSIGEDYDERVLPSITTEVLKAVVARFDAGELITQRELVSRQVSEDLTERASTFGLILDDVSLTHLTFGKEFTEAVEMKQVAQQEAERARFIVEKAEQQKQAAIISAEGDSQAALLIANSLMEAGDGLVELRKLEAAEEIAFQLSRSRNVTYLPSGQGTLLQLPQ; from the exons ATGGCCAAGTTGTTTGAGTCTATTGGAAAGTTGGGGCTGGCCCTAGCCGTCGGTGGAGGTGTTGTGAACTCTGCCCTTTTCAATG TTGATGCAGGGCACCGGGCGGTGATATTTGACAGGTTCCGAGGAGTGCAAGATGCTGTTGTTGGAGAGGGAACCCACTTCCTCATTCCCTGGGTTCAGAAACCTATTATCTTTGATTGCCGCTCCCGTCCACGCAATGTGCCTGTCATCACAGGCAGCAAAG ATCTGCAGAATGTAAACATCACATTACGTATCCTCTTTCGGCCGGTGACCAACCAGCTCCCACGCATCTTCACCAGTATTGGGGAGGACTATGATGAAAGGGTGCTACCATCCATCACCACAGAGGTCTTGAAAGCTGTGGTG gcTCGGTTTGATGCTGGTGAGCTCATCACCCAGAGAGAGCTTGTGTCTCGGCAGGTCAGTGAGGACCTCACAGAAAGAGCCTCCACCTTTGGCCTCATCCTGGATGATGTTTCCCTG ACACACTTGACCTTTGGCAAAGAATTTACAGAGGCTGTTGAGATGAAGCAGGTGGCTCAGCAGGAGGCCGAGAGGGCCCGATTCATTGTAGAAAAG GCAGAGCAACAGAAGCAGGCTGCCATCATCTCTGCAGAGGGAGATTCCCAGGCTGCCTTGCTAATCGCCAACTCTCTCATGGAAGCTGGTGATGGTCTGGTAGAGTTACGTAAGCTGGAGGCAGCTGAGGAAATCGCTTTCCAGCTCTCCCGCTCCCGCAACGTTACTTACCTGCCCTCAGGACAGGGCACATTGCTCCAGTTGCCCCAGTGA